The Maniola hyperantus chromosome 2, iAphHyp1.2, whole genome shotgun sequence genome includes a region encoding these proteins:
- the Spf30 gene encoding survival of motor neuron-related-splicing factor 30 has product MADDLRNYNLQLQQVEAALLTDPQNEELLKLKTDLEEVIELTRDLIKTQEGESKVHNIHSSSNDDDVAASLLAAEEGDVGESEPKWRIGEKCLAKWKTDNMFYEATIEDIGESSLKVKFEGYTTLETVSILDVKSLGTGTKRPLTGDESKHGKGYNREYLKKKKQKKQQRFKQIEEERESEKNKWLSFHTKASKKPGVRTKSIFASPDNLTGRVGIGTCGISGKPMTEYTPGEKWKKGG; this is encoded by the exons ATGGCTGATGATTTAAGAAATTATAATCTTCAATTACAGCAG gtgGAAGCAGCATTACTAACGGATCCGCAAAATGAAGAACTGTTAAAGCTAAAAACGGATTTAGAAGAAGTAATTGAGTTGACACGCGATCTTATAAAAACTCAGGAGGGTGAATCCAAAGTTCATAATATTCATAGTTCtagtaatgatgatgatgttgcaGCTTCCCTGTTGGCAGCGGAGGAAGGCGATGTCGGAGAGTCGGAGCCAAAGTGGAGGATTGGCGAGAAATGCTTGGCCAAGTGGAAGACAGATAACAT GTTTTATGAGGCTACTATAGAAGATATAGGGGAAAGTAGTCTCAAAGTAAAATTTGAAGGTTACACAACACTAGAAACTGTCTCTATTCTAGATGTTAAATCTTTGGGAACAGGCACAAAACGACCACTGACTGGTGATGAAAGCAA GCATGGCAAAGGTTACAATCGAgagtatttaaaaaagaaaaagcaaaaaaaacaacaaaggtTTAAACAAATCGAAGAAGAAAGagaaagtgaaaaaaataaatgGCTCTCATTTCATACCAAAGCTTCGAAGAAACCTGGAGTACGAACGAAAAGTATATTTGCATCGCCTGACAATTTGACTGGCCGAGTGGGAATTGGAACTTGTGGTATATCAGGAAAACCAATGACTGAGTATACACCAGGAGAAAAGTGGAAGAAGGGTGGATAA